A genomic window from Fusarium oxysporum Fo47 chromosome VIII, complete sequence includes:
- a CDS encoding major facilitator superfamily domain-containing protein: MGSDDNSPQPVSDFVPGTVLLVDFDGTLDTRHAQGHRDIVLVPTPSEDPDDPLNWSRWRKALLMATLCLYCLAIGIASAAIYSVLVPISAATGLSVGDLNSGTGYMFLTFGWGCLIWQPLAQKFGKRPVYLLSLLGTTGIMIWAPHATTNGQWIANKVLQGTFGAPVESLCEISVSDAYFAHERGTYIAYYALFLGGANFVAPVISGFINDGQGWEWVLHWCAIFNAIAFVICLFFMEETKYNRKATPLHLNDTVDINKATESPSDDVVNGSVLSSSKTSLDKIKIFRSEHVQGSVPLKGMLIRPFKYFSLPIVVFCGFMYGAVICYFNVLNGTASIILSAPPYSFKPSTVGLCYIATVIGVFVGSFLSGPVGDKLVLYLTRRNNGIREPEYRLWLYAVLLLVVPGGLLLWGVGAAHHVHWSGLLIAMGMLGAAITAGCQIPLSYCIDCYTELGSDAIVTIILIRNTMSFAIGYGVTPWVTGMGYQNAFLVAAFVAMAQFSLAFVFIKYGKQLRRNSTASYFKYLEQVKNDGLIH; the protein is encoded by the exons ATGGGATCAGACGACAACTCGCCACAGCCCGTGTCGGACTTTGTCCCCGGGACAGTCCTCcttgttgactttgatggcACCTTGGATACTCGCCACgctcaaggccatcgagaTATCGTTCTTGTTCCAACTCCCTCTGAAGATCCAGATGATCCTTTGAACTGGAGCAGATGGAGAAAGGCTTTGCTTATGGCAACTCTATGTTT GTACTGCCTTGCCATTGGTATTGCTTCGGCCGCCATTTACTCCGTTCTTGTTCCGATCTCAGCTGCCACTGGCCTCAGTGTCGGTGATCTGAACTCTGGAACCGGATATATGTTTTTGACCTTTGGATGGGGATGTCTGATCTGGCAGCCTCTGGCACAGAAGTTTGGTAAACGTCCTGTTTACCTTTTGTCCTTACTAGGAACAACG GGAATCATGATCTGGGCCCCGCATGCAACGACCAACGGCCAATGGATTGCCAACAAGGTCCTCCAAGGGACCTTTGGTGCCCCAGTCGAGTCACTCTGCGAAATCTCGGTGTCAGATGCT TACTTTGCCCACGAGAGAGGCACCTACATTGCTTACTACGCCCTATTCCTTGGAGGTGCAAACTTTGTTGCACCTGTCATTTCtggcttcatcaacgacGGACAAGGTTGGGAATGGGTGTTG CATTGGTGCGCAATATTTAATGCAATCGCATTCGTTATTTGCTTGTTCTTCATGGAGGAAACAAAGTACAACCGAAAAGCCACCCCACTCCATCTCAACGATACTGTCGATATCAACAAAGCGACCGAGTCTCCCAGCGATG ATGTCGTCAATGGCAGCGTCCTCTCCTCCTCTAAGACCTCCCTCGACAAAATCAAGATCTTCCGAAGCGAGCATGTTCAAGGCAGCGTTCCTCTGAAGGGCATGCTCATTCGACCCTTCAAGTACTTCTCCTTGCCCATTGTTGTGTTCTGCGGCTTCATGTATGGCGCTGTTATTTGCTACTTCAATGTGCTCAATGGTACAGCGTCGATCATTCTCTCGGCTCCTCCTTATTCATTCAAGCCAAGCACTGTTGGTCTTTGCTACATCGCTACCGTCATCGGAGTCTTTGTTGG GTCATTCCTTTCTGGCCCAGTTGGAGATAAGCTCGTCCTTTACCTGACACGCCGTAATAACGGCATCCGCGAGCCTGAATACCGCCTGTGGCTTTACGCTGTTCTGCTTCTGGTCGTGCCAGGTGGACTCCTACTCTGGGGCGTTGGAGCGGCTCATCACGTTCACTGGTCAGGACTCTTGATCGCTATGGGAATGTTAGGGGCCGCAATCACTGCAGGCTGTCAGATTCCTCTTAGCTACTGCATCGACTGCTATACTGAACTTGGCTCCGACGCTATTGTCACAATCATTCTGATTCGCAACACCATGAGCTTTGCCATTGGCTACGG TGTCACTCCCTGGGTTACAGGAATGGGCTATCAGAACGCTTTCCTTGTTGCAGCCTTTGTTGCAATGGCGCAGTTTTCTCTTGCTTTTGTGTTCATCAAGTATGGTAAACAGCTTCGACGAAACAGTACTGCGAGCTATTTCAAGTACCTTGAGCAGGTCAAGAATGATGGCCTCATTCACTGA
- a CDS encoding cytochrome P450 produces the protein MAILFSPLGLGVSLVAILIGAIIFVNKKTKFPIINKYPKDFFHRRANHEYKTNVRKLLNDGAAKHGENPFAILVPNGIKTILPPSCVGWAKNNKDLDHQQLVRDEYFASYPGFDVQHVLHHPNRMVINMVQGKLSKTDKTLPVMNKHIKAGLSDIWGEDKSWKTLNWEDGTTGVISRAAASIFVGPELAADPEWQKVSRAYVLDYFGAVGEMHLWPSWLRWLVVWYLPGASACRAGLKRAREMVNEVVQKRRQEEQEAKLEGKEAPAYYDALAWTLESPLGNEFEPADVQLALAMAALFTTSELFRQILTEIARRPEVVEHLRREIEDAAPDHDFTATSLVKMQLLDSFMKETQRQIPSLVILERLVIHDTRLPDGTVLKKGTHIAIDSREMYDPAKFENPEEFDAWRFYKRRQAGDNTSLFVQSSPDHAQFGMGSELKLCLAQIILNYDIRLKDGCLGKPMQFGFLSATDPYTQLEDLISLCLGACSYLWQKRLQSDNEAIYTRRNMSGSVTSDLLFMVNYTGYDVHSQKELRITSLSEP, from the exons ATGGCTATCCTTTTCTCCccccttggccttggtgtCTCCCTGGTAGCCATCCTTATCGGGGCtatcatcttcgtcaatAAGAAAACGAAATTcccaatcatcaacaaataTCCCAAAGACTTCTTCCACCGTCGGGCGAATCACGAGTACAAGACCAACGTAAGAAAGCTACTCAATGATGGTGCTGCCAAGCATGGCGAGAACCCCTTTGCCATCTTGGTCCCAAACGGTATCAAGACAATCCTGCCACCGTCTTGTGTCGGCTgggccaagaacaacaaggaCTTGGATCACCAGCAACTCGTGAGAGATGAATACTTTGCTAGCTACCCTGGTTTCGACGTTCAGCATGTCTTGCATCACCCGAATAGGATGGTCATCAACATGGTCCAAGGAAAGTTGTCCAAAACTGACAAGACTCTTCCTGTCATGAATAAACACATCAAGGCAGGCTTGTCTGACATTTGGGGTGAAGACAAGTCTTGGAAGACACTCAACTGGGAAGATGGAACTACTGGAGTTATTTCTCGTGCAGCAGCATCTATCTTCGTCGGACCAGAACTCGCTGCTGACCCTGAATGGCAAAAGGTCTCGAGGGCTTATGTTCTGGACTACTTCGGCGCTGTTGGAGAAATGCATTTGTGGCCCTCGTGGTTGAGATGGTTGGTTGTCTGGTATCTCCCTGGTGCCTCAGCCTGCCGTGCTGGTCTGAAGCGAGCACGCGAGATGGTGAACGAAGTCGTTCAGAAGAGACGACAAGAGGAACAAGAGGCTAAGCTCGAAGGAAAGGAGGCTCCCGCTTACTACGATGCCCTTGCTTGGACACTTGAATCGCCACTTGGAAACGAGTTTGAGCCGGCGGATGTTCAGCTAGCTCTGGCCATGGCCGCTCTGTTTACCACTTCAGAGCTTTTCCGACAGATTTTGACTGAGATTGCTCGTCGCCctgaggttgttgagcaTCTGAGACGAGAGATTGAAGATGCTGCACCCGATCACGACTTTACTGCTACCTCACTCGTCAAGATGCAGTTGCTCGATAGTTTTATGAAGGAGACCCAAAGACAAATCCCCTCGCTAG TGATATTGGAGAGATTGGTTATCCACGACACCCGACTTCCCGATGGCACTGTTCTTAAGAAAGGAACTCATATCGCTATCGATTCTCGAGAGATGTATGATCCCGCGAAGTTCGAGAATCCCGAAGAGTTTGACGCCTGGCGTTTCTACAAACGGCGACAAGCTGGAGACAACACAAGCTTGTTCGTGCAATCGAGCCCGGATCATGCTCAATTTGGCATGG GTAGCGAGTTGAAGCTTTGCCTGGCTCAGATCATACTCAACTATGACATTAGATTGAAGGACGGGTGTTTGGGAAAGCCTATGCAGTTTGGCTTTTTGAGTGCCACTGATCCATACACCCAGCTGGAA GATCTTATTTCACTGTGCCTTGGGGCTTGTTCTTATCTATGGCAGAAGAG GTTACAGAGCGACAACGAGGCGATTTATACTCGAAGGAACATGAGTGGTTCTGTGACCAGTGATTTGTTGTTCATGGTCAACTATACCGGCTACGATGTTCACAGCCAGAAGGAGCTTAGAATCACATCATTATCTGAACCTTGA
- a CDS encoding general substrate transporter: MGVATTTVGTYDAALQRRQALMGASGARALVKNWKVARIAAFACIGGILYGYNQGMFSGILTMPSFERHMGDYIKNQTKKGWLTSILELGAWLGTVMSGAIAELCSRKYGILIATCVFIIGVVIQSTAIQAGHNVILAGRFITGMGVGSLSTIVPLYNSECAPPEVRGALVALQQLAITFGIMISFWIDYGCHFIGGTGESQKDAAWQIPICLQLAPALILLVGMAWMPFSPRWLIHHGREEEAREVLANLRDLPTDHELIELEYLEIKAQSLFEKRSLAERFPHLQEDTAMNTVKLQFVAIGALFKSKAMFKRVIVATVTMFFQQWTGINAIFGQLGLSSNTTSLLATGVVGIVMFIATVPAVLWIDRLGRKPVLTVGAIGMGACHLIIAVILAKNIDQFETHKAAGWAAICMVWLFVVHFGYSWGPCAWIIVAEVWPLSTRPYGTSLGASSNWMNNFIVGQVTPDMLENITYGTYILFGLLTWIGAAFIWFVVPETKRLSLEEMDIIFGSEGTALADNERMAEINREIGLDNIIYRDQSTHHTEVPEKEML, encoded by the exons ATGGGTGTTGCAACGACTACAGTCGGCACTTACGATGCCGCCCTACAGAGGCGCCAGGCGCTTATGGGTGCCAGTGGCGCGCGCGCCCTCGTCAAGAACTGGAAAGTCGCCCGAATTGCCGCGTTTGCCTGTATCGGAGGTATTCTCTATGGTTACAATCAGGGAATGTTTTCGGGCATTCTGACAATGCCGTCTTTTGAGAGAC ACATGGGAGATTATATCAAGAACCAGACCAAGAAGGGTTGGCTTACATCTATTCTCGAACTTGGTGCATGGCTCGGAACTGTCATGTCTGGTGCCATTGCAGAATTGTGCTCCCGTAAATATGGTATCTTGATCGCTACTTGTGTCTTTATTATTGGTGTCGTCATTCAGTCCACTGCCATTCAAGCTGGACATAATGTTATTCTCGCCGGACGTTTCATCAC TGGCATGGGAGTCGGTAGCTTGTCCACCATTGTTCCGCTTTACAACTCCGAATGCGCTCCACC TGAAGTTCGAGGTGCTTTGGTCGCTTTGCAACAACTCGCCATTACTTTCGGCATCATGATCAGTTTCTGGATCGACTA TGGCTGTCATTTCATCGGCGGAACTGGCGAGTCTCAAAAGGACGCCGCTTGGCAAATCCCCATCTGCCTTCAGCTCGCCCCGGCTCTTATCCTGCTTGTCGGTATGGCATGGATGCCTTTCTCACCTCGATGGCTGATCCACCAcggaagagaagaggaggctAGAGAGGTCCTGGCCAACCTTCGAGATCTCCCTACTGATCACGAACTTATCGAGCTGGAATATCTCGAGATCAAGGCTCAATCACTCTTCGAGAAGCGAAGTTTGGCTGAGAGGTTCCCCCATCTTCAAGAGGACACAGCCATGAACACCGTCAAGCTCCAGTTCGTCGCCATCGGCGCTCTCTTCAAGTCTAAGGCCATGTTTAAGCGCGTCATTGTCGCTACTGTGACTATGTTCTTCCAGCAGTGGACGGGTATCAACGCT ATCTTTGGACAGCTTggtctcagcagcaacacTACCAGTCTCTTGGCCACTGGTGTCGTTGGTATTGTCATGTTTATTGCTACCGTTCCTGCAGTCTTGTGGATCGATCGACTCGGCCGTAAGCCTGTCTTGACTGTTGGCGCTATTGGCATGGGTGCTTGCCATCTTATCATCGCCGTCATTCTTGCCAAGAACATCGACCAGTTTGAGACTCACAAGGCCGCTGGATGGGCTGCTATCTGCATGGTTTGGCTGTTTGTCGTCCACTTTGGAT ACTCCTGGGGTCCTTGTGCCTGGATCATTGTCGCCGAGGTTTGGCCTCTCAGTACGCGACCTTATGGTACTTCGCTTGGTGCGTCAAGTAACTGGATGAACAACTTTAT TGTTGGACAAGTTACACCAGACATGTTGGAAAACATCACATACGGAACTTATATCCTGTTTGGGTTGCTCACATGGATTGGTGCAGCTTTCATCTGGTTTGTTGTTCCAGAGACTAAGCGACTGTCACTCGAAGAGATG GACATCATCTTCGGATCTGAAGGAACTGCCCTTGCCGATAACGAGCGCATGGCCGAGATCAACCGCGAGATTGGCCTTGATAATATTATCTACCGTGATCAGTCTACTCATCACACAGAGGTTCCagagaaggagatgttgTAA
- a CDS encoding amino acid permease/ SLC12A domain-containing protein, whose protein sequence is MSSSPHKDEVNYETKDETTVTVPHDEETGTTSGEGHLKRDLRSRHMQMIAIGGAIGAGLFVGSGSALHKGGPASLVIGYLIIGVMLLCTNLALAEMAVLYPVNGAFYTYIVRFVDPSWGFACGWEYALSWLTVLPFELIAASKTIEFWRTDIHMAVWVTVFLVALTIVQIFGVRGYGEVEFVLSAIKICACLGFIILGIIINCGGVGDQGYLGTKYWHDPGAFTNFKGFCAVFTIAAFAFGGTEMVGLAAAETANPRKSVPTASKQVFWRIALFYVINLFIVGTILRSDDERLLGASGANTKASPFVLAIQDASIKVLPSIFNAVITISVLSVANSCTFGSTRTMQAMAMRGHAPKFLNYIDGKGRPIYCVIIQLAFGLLAYVGESKKGGTIFDWLLALSGLAFLFVWGTICLAHARMRSGFKAQGIDLNLVPYKTPFGVWGSYLGVFLNVIALVATFYSSLYAPDGSPPNAEAFFMSFLAGPIILALYLGYKVYSRDWKLYVKAIDMDLQTGIVLLDEPEHEIPWTWKTAPRRLLSAII, encoded by the exons ATGTCTTCGTCACCGCACAAGGATGAGGTGAACTATGAGACGAAGGACGAGACTACGGTCACGGTACCTCACGATGAGGAGACGGGCACAACCTCGGGCGAGGGTCACCTCAAGCGTGATCTCCGCAGTCGACACATGCAGATGATTGCCATTGGAGGTGCCATCGGTGCTGGTCTGTTCGTCGGTTCTGGTAGTGCTCTTCACAAGGGAGGTCCCGCGTCGCTGGTAATTGG CT ATCTCATCATCGGTGTCATGTTGCTCTGCACTAACCTGGCCCTCGCCGAGATGGCTGTTCTGTACCCCGTCAACGGTGCCTTCTACACCTACATTGTCCGCTTCGTCGATCCCTCTTGGGGCTTCGCCTGCGGTTGGGAATATGCTCTGTCCTGGCTCACGGTTCTCCCCTTCGAGTTGATCGCTGCGTCAAAGACCATTGAGTTCTGGCGCACTGACATCCACATG GCTGTTTGGGTTACTGTCTTCCTTGTCGCTCTCACCATTGTTCAGATCTTTGGTGTTCGTGGTTACGGAGAGG TCGAATTCGTCCTGTCCGCCATCAAGATCTGCGCTTGCTTGGGATTCATCATCCTCggtatcatcatcaactgTGGTGGTGTCGGTGATCAGGGCTACCTCGGTACCAAGTACTGGCACGACCCTGGTGCTTTCACCAACTTCAAGGGCTTCTGCGCTGTCTTCACCATTGCTG cctttgcctttggtgGTACTGAAATGGTTGGCCTCGCCGCCGCTGAGACTGCTAACCCCCGAAAGTCTGTCCCCACTGCTTCCAAGCAGGTCTTTTGGCGTATTGCTCTCTTCTAcgtcatcaacctcttcatcgttGGAACCATTCTCCGTTCTGATGATGAGCGTCTCCTCGGTGCTTCTGGCGCCAACACAAAGGCCTCGCCTTTCGTGCTCGCCATTCAAGATGCAAGCATCAAGGTTCTGCCCTCCATCTTCAACGCcgtcatcaccatctccgTCTTGTCCGTCGCCAACTCGTGTACCTTTGGTTCCACCCGTACCATGCAGGCTATGGCCATGCGTGGCCATGCCCCCAAGTTCCTGAACTACATTGATGGCAAGGGTCGTCCCATCTACTGTGTCATCATTCAGCTTGCTTTCGGTCTGCTGGCTTATGTCGGAGAGTCCAAGAAGGGCGGTACCATCTTTGACTGGCTTCTGGCTTTGTCCGGTCTTGCTTTCCTCTTCGTTTGGGGCACCATCTGCCTCGCTCACGCCCGTATGCGATCTGGTTTCAAGGCCCAAGGCATCGATCTCAACCTTGTTCCTTACAAGACTCCCTTCGGTGTTTGGGGCAGCTATCTCGGCGTCTTCCTCAACGTTATTGCTCTTGTTGCCACTTTCTACTCTTCGCTCTAC GCTCCCGATGGCTCTCCTCCCAATGCTGAGGCTTTCTTCATGTCTTTCCTCGCTGGCCCCATCATTCTCGCCCTTTACCTTGGTTACAAGGTCTACTCTCGCGACTGGAAGTTGTACGTCAAGGCCATTGATATGGATCTCCAGACTGGCATTGTCCTCCTTGATGAGCCCGAGCATGAGATTCCTTGGACGTGGAAGACTGCGCCAAGACGCTTGCTCTCGGCTATTATCTAG
- a CDS encoding major facilitator superfamily domain-containing protein: MSPSEEMSKVDGDTLPSSHVENAQGYGSRNPLLHDLDGLTLYEKKCVLINREIDAQGMGKYQWYIWGLCGFGYLLDLLWAQAFGLVLGPLQQELGFGDNESGNISTSFNAGLTAGAFVWGFLADIIAFVGFGVGGNIPIDTTITLEFIPQNKRFLLACLSVFQPIGVVLCSAIAFGFIPVYACSPNFSEPDPLVSCNNVEAGETCCSRGDNMGWRYLLFTIGGITLAVFILRFFVFNFRETPKYLIYRGRDSQAIETLQHMANVNKKQCGLTLELFESLQADDSSLGSGNSATPALGAGTKQLNMAWSQKAKLELSRYKMLFSSPKMTRLTVLVWLTYIMDYWGFTVAGFYLPSILALKNGAASVSLKSTYAAYIYTYAPGIVGVLLGATLYRIPAIGRKWTMVLSAALMGISIILFSTVDTRAKNEGLFTMEYFFQSMFNAVLYGWTPEAFPAPIRGTACGIAGFWGRLFGIVSPLIAQHLYGRTGENGQGDINSVLYLAGGVMLGCVITTALLPNDMMESKDERS; the protein is encoded by the exons ATGTCTCCTTCAGAAGAAATGTCCAAAGTAGACGGTGACACTCTACCCTCATCCCATGTCGAAAACGCACAGGGTTACGGCTCCCGAAACCCTCTCCTCCACGACCTCGATGGCCTAACCCTCTACGAGAAGAAATGCGTCCTCATCAACCGCGAGATCGACGCCCAAGGAATGGGCAAATACCAGTGGTACATCTGGGGTCTCTGCGGCTTCGGGtatctccttgatctcctctGGGCCCAGGCTTTTGGTCTCGTGCTTGGACCGTTGCAGCAAGAGTTGGGCTTTGGAGATAACGAGTCGGGGAATATCTCGACGAGCTTTAATGCTGGGCTTACGGCGGGGGCTTTTGTTTGGGGGTTTTTGGCGGATATTATTG CATTTGTCGGCTTTGGTGTCGGAGGAAATATTCCAATCGACACGACAATTACTCTCGAGTTTATTCCCCAG AACAAACGCTTCCTCTTGGCCTGTTTGTCCGTCTTCCAACCAATTGGAGTCGTCCTCTGCAGTGCCATCGCCTTTGGATTCATCCCAGTCTACGCATGCTCCCCCAACTTCTCCGAGCCTGACCCTCTGGTATCATGCAACAATGTCGAGGCAGGAGAGACATGCTGTTCCCGCGGTGACAACATGGGATGGCGATATCTTCTCTTCACGATTGGCGGCATCACTCTCGCGGTTTTCATCCTTCGCTTCTTCGTGTTTAACTTCCGCGAGACTCCCAAGTATCTCATCTATCGCGGCCGCGACAGCCAGGCGATTGAGACGCTTCAACATATGGCAAATGTGAATAAGAAGCAGTGCGGACTCACTCTTGAGCTATTTGAGTCACTTCAAGCAGATGATAGCTCTCTTGGAAGTGGTAATAGCGCAACTCCTGCTTTGGGAGCGGGAACAAAACAACTCAATATGGCATGGTCTCAAAAGGCTAAGCTTGAGCTGTCGAGATACAAGATGCTGTTTTCTAGTCCCAAGATGACTCGTCTCACAGTTCTTGTATGGTTGACGTATATCATGGACTACTGGGGATTTACTGTTGCAG GCTTCTACTTGCCTAGCATCCTGGCCCTAAAGAACGGTGCCGCATCCGTGAGTCTCAAATCGACTTATGCCGCTTACATCTACACCTATGCACCCGGTATCGTCGGAGTACTTCTTGGTGCAACACTCTACCGCATCCCAGCTATTGGCCGCAAGTGGACAATGGTACTATCAGCTGCACTAATGGGCATCTCAatcatcctcttctcaacagtCGATACGCGTGCCAAGAATGAAGGACTCTTCACTATGGAATATTTCTTCCAGTCCATGTTTAACGCCGTACTTTATGGCTGGACCCCTGAAGCTTTCCCTGCGCCAATCCGTGGCACGGCTTGTGGCATTGCAGGATTTTGGGGTCGATTGTTTGGTATCGTGAGTCCATTGATTGCACAGCATCTGTATGGACGCACGGGTGAGAATGGGCAAGGAGATATCAACAGCGTGCTATATCTTGCTGGTGGTGTTATGCTGGGTTGTGTGATTACAACAGCTCTGTTGCCAAATGACATGATGGAAAGCAAGGACGAGAGATCGTAA